In Rhinoderma darwinii isolate aRhiDar2 chromosome 9, aRhiDar2.hap1, whole genome shotgun sequence, the following are encoded in one genomic region:
- the LOC142660195 gene encoding uncharacterized protein LOC142660195 produces MGRKRKMKRGKENEKSSKRRRMEEPQSESGEVPQNIVQEEPAQEREEPCVTSAGLPVKETEKKGTKRGKTSSKNEDEPPNKRGRMVEGESRKDVTSKPVASKRPREETDERKVNEVNKKRPRKSSSAGEGSSPTTKPEVEPQPSISKHLSAQRGKKRSGEQHSDKEDLKRQKTSDTEATSRRRLEGCDSSSQETPGVSGTQTAAPSDIATDSLALENFTFHQKLGEGSYGKVMLATHTVSGHRLAVKMVRKRELLEARDAIRIEREILEITGGSTFFTHAYGTFQTAVRGSSASIHDPSTYLPATMLQNGT; encoded by the exons ATGGGACGAAAAAGGAAGATGAAGCGTGGTAAGGAAAATGAGAAGAGTAGTAAAAGGAGACGTATGGAGGAACCTCAATCCGAGAGCGGTGAAGTTCCTCAGAACATCGTACAGGAGGAACCTGCTCAGGAGAGAGAAGAGCCCTGCGTGACATCTGCCGGGCTTCCTGTGAAGGAAACTGAGAAAAAGGGGACAAAAAGAGGGAAGACCTCATCTAAGAACGAAGATGAGCCCCCAAATAAGAGGGGGAGAATGGTGGAAGGTGAGAGTAGAAAGGACGTCACCTCCAAACCTGTGGCGTCCAAGAGACCCAGAGAGGAAACGGATGAGAGGAAAGTCAACGAGGTCAATAAGAAAAGAccaagaaagagcagcagtgcagGCGAGGGGTCCAGCCCGACCACCaaacctgaggtggagcctcaacCATCCATCTCCAAACATCTATCTGCTCAGAGGGGGAAGAAAAGATCTGGTGAGCAACACAGCGATAAAGAAGATCTAAAAAGACAGAAAACATCTGACACTGAGGCCACCAGCAGAAGAAGGCTTGAGGGTTGTGACTCCTCTTCTCAAGAAACACCAG GAGTCAGTGGGACCCAGACAGCCGCCCCCTCAGACATTGCGACCGACTCTCTGGCCCTGGAGAACTTCACCTTCCATCAGAAACTTGgagagggcagttatgggaaggTAATGCTGGCGACACATACTGTCAGCGGACATCGTCTGGCAGTCAAGATGGTCAGAAAGAGAGAACTACTGGAGGCAAGAGATGCCATCCGCATagagagagaaatcttggagatcaCTGGAGGGAGCACATTCTTCACCCATGCCTATGGCACCTTCCAGACTGCGGTAAGAGGCTCCTCAGCTTCCATCCATGACCCATCCACATATCTCCCAGCTACCATGTTACAGAATGGGACATGA